Sequence from the Osmia bicornis bicornis chromosome 13, iOsmBic2.1, whole genome shotgun sequence genome:
ACACGAGCGAGGGATTTAGCGCGTCGTTGTCGTTGAAGTGTCAGAAGGGTGCTTCAATACGATTTTCTAtttcccttctctctcttttttctaCCAGGTTATTCACGAACACGCGGATCGACGTGAAATCTCGGCCCTCGAACGTTCGTGCACAGGGACACTTTGATTTATGGCATAATAAAGCGGTTACGCAAAAGCGTaggagaagagagagagacggAGGGGtcgtgaattttatttacgatcTGCCCGAAAGTTCGGATTCGTCGCGGTTTTCTCAGTGACGGCGCTTCGAGGCGAGGATGGTCGTAAAATCGGCACCGAGTCCGAATGAAATCGCGTTCCTGGAACCCGCTGGGACAGATTTTCACCGGTGACAGACCGAGTTTTTCCGCGATCGAGCGTCGTCGAACCGTGAAACGTCTTCCTGAACCTTCCTTTTAACTTGCAGTTCCGTGTTAATGATATTTACGACTGGCTAGTCTTCTGCCAACATTTTGCAGAGATTAGGGACATCAGATTAGGGATGCTGCTCTTTCTTGCACTGGAAATACTGCTGACAGATAATTAGCTGAGCCTGCGAACGATAAGGGTGGTTTTCGTGCAATTTTTCCTAACTGCACATAGTAACGCTTTGATTGTCTTTTTTACacttgaattttttaaacaaatctaatttaaaattgaaggGTTGAGTGTAagaaattgttataaaattattatatatttaagaaaaatttttttaacagTTTTCCTTAGTTcctgaaaaaattaattaaaatggaGCTCCCTggtttttgattaaataagtTCAGATGCCTCAACTGGCACTCAAAATATTAATCTTCTTATCttctgataaaaattattttttaatatttattctaaattaacaAAACGGCAAAgagacaaattttattattcactgTCCTACTCATCAGACTCCATCTGTAAGCTCtatggtaaaaaaaaagaatcagaGCATACCCGTTACTATTCGATTTCATTCTCCGTCACAAATGAACAGGATATACCATCGGAATCGTAGTCTTCACGGATGTGGCTGTTAAAAAGAGGCTCTTTCTCCCCGGCGGCGTGGCTCGATACGAGCTCCAAAGGCAATCCGGTGTGTTCGTGGCCCATTATGCCCGATCATAATTGCGTCGCAACAACGTTTCTCCTTTCCAGCGTCCACAGCTGGGCGGCTCCCTTTCATCTCGCTGGCCGGCAGAACGAGCTTCTGTTTCCGAGGTGTTTCCGCCGCCGGCTACCGTCCTGGAAGCTGGAACTTGATCCTAAGTAGCCGACATCGTGATAGAGGTGGCGAACGGGAGAGAACAAGCGAGAAAGGAGAAGTTGGCAGATAAGAGTGGAGGGAAGCGAAATGCACGACGAAAGATGAAAAGATGAAAGAGGATGAAGGAGAGAGTGGCGCCGTTATGGAGCCACGTTTCCTTCCTTTAACCCCTTAATGCTCAGATTTTAATTTACCTGATGAAATGTATAATGCATATCGCTCTTCAATTAGAACggaaatattcatttattgcCAAGATCGATAATAGAATGGCACTcgtttcataaataataatacaaacTTCTTCTCGTCAATGTGACAGATTCTTAATCAAGGagacaaattaaaattgtctGGCAGCTCGTTAATTTCGTCGCGAAATGTATTTACCTAACAGCTTGAATAATGGTTCGGTCATTTTCAAGAGCTTACCTCCTTCGCTTGCAATTTCTGCTTCGCTCGGTCGCACTATCTCACCGCCTCATTATCATAGGCTACACGGTGATTAACGTACTTAGCCGGTGTTTCCAGTTCATAACTCGGTCCCACAGCGACTCAAACAGGATTCTTCGCATTCGTTAATTCGATTCCTTGACTTGAAATTGGATTTCTTCAATGGTCactcaattaattatttaccgTTTGAAACTATTTACCAAATGATGCTTAATGAGACTTGGACTCTTATCAAAACTTCCAGCGCGACTAACACAAAACTCTGGACCAACTTGAAAGCCGATAAGgctgtttaaaaaattctaaaccACAGGATCATTATTTCTACTTCTTCTCAGATCTCAATGTGCCTGACGGCTCTGGTACTGACGATAGCAGCCGAAGAGAAACCTACAAACACCGTCTCGGTGTCCTCCGGTTCGGCCTCGATCCAGAGCAATACGATCCAGAAGCTGATCAAGATCCTGGAGAAGTACGGTCTCGAAGAGCAGAGGGGTCTGAAGAGGGTATACCTGAGCAACAGGTCGATCACTTGCAACGACGGATCGCAGGCAGGATTTTACCTGCGGAAGTCCCACGGCTCGAAGAGATGGATCATTTTCCTGGAAGGTGGCTGGTACTGCTACGACCACAAGAGCTGCAGGAACAGGTGGCTCAGGTTGAGGCATCTGATGACATCGACTCAGTGGCCTGAGACACGCGACGGTGGGTACCTTCCGTTCGAAAGGAAGTCTCTCCCGTTTAGTCTGACCATTTTCTCAACGTTTCCACGGAACTCTGTTCCGCAATCTTTTCCCTCTCCCGACACGTGACGGCACGTCACATTGTTCCAGTTCAGGGGGTTCGACACACTTCCAGGAACGCGAAATCATCAGTGTGAATTCTGCGGAAATCATCGAGTACCTTGAAGAAATTGATTTTCCGCTTTCATAAAACTTGACCAAACATCATTTTTCCtttatgaaacttttaatattgtaTATGAATAATGTTGGAATTATCAATCGTTACAGTTGGCGGCCTTTTGTCGGCAAATCCGGAAGAGAATCCATTCTGGTGGAACGCCAATCACGTGTAGGTATTGTCCATCTTGGCAAACATTCTTGATCCTCCTAACTccaatgaatttaattttacgtttATCTTTGGAAATTATATGTATTCCTTAAATTTATGGGAATTTGGAATTTGCTCAGAATTGAAGAGGATGGAGGATCAAATTTTCCTAACGAATCTTTTCTTGATTCTTCAGATTCGTTCCTTATTGTACGAGCGACAGTTGGAGCGGTACCAGAGCCTCGCCTGGCGACATGTTTTCCTTCATGGGTTCGGAGATCGTGATGCAGGTGGTGCGGGATCTCATCCCTCTTGGACTGGAAAATGCGAGCTCCCTCCTTTTGGCTGGCAGCAGCGCGGGTGGAACCGGTGTCATGTTAAATTTGGATCACGTGCACAATTTGGTACACCGTGAATTAGGTGATCCATTCGTCCATGTACTCACCCCTTAGAAATACGTTTCTTAAATCTTTCAGTTTTATCtttctacaattttttaatggCAACAAGTGTTCCACtttatattctaattaaattaaatttgatgaTCACAGGTTTGAGGCATATTGCGATAAGGGGCGTCTGCGATTCGGGGTGGTTTCTGGACAGAGCACCCTACTCCCCGAACGGATTATCGCCTGTCAATGCTGTTCGCAAGGGGATGGAATTCTGGAAGGCTCGGATGCCTCATAATTGCGTTATCAAGCACCAGAACGAACCATGGAGGTGCTATTTTGGATACAGATTGTATCCAACTTTGACTGGTAAAGGAATTTTCATTCTACAGATTATTCAAtcgaattaatattttataagataCAAATTTCAAGAGTTAATGAATAGTGAATAATGTCAAAAGATGAGGATGTAATGTATCGAAGCTAACGGAAATGTCTGCTTGCCGGAAAAATCACAGCGCCCCTGTTCGTTTTTCAATGGCTGTTCGACGAGGCTCAGATGTCAGCCGACAACGTGGGTGCACCGGTGACGAAGCAGCAATGGGATTACATACACAAGATGGGTGACAGCCTGCGGCAAACCTTCGAAAACGTTTCCGCGGTCTTTGCCCCAAGTTGCATTAGTCACAGCGTTCTGACGAAGAGAGATTGGCAGCTGGTCAAAATAGACGAGGTTTCCCTGGCACAGGCGTTGCATTGTTGGGAGCAAATGCCCCTTGGGAACCGTCGTAACGAGTGAGTCTATCATCCACAAATCTTATGATATTTTCCAACATCCATTCCATCATGTGTTTCCACAATGattttaacatttattataataaataaattgttcatGCTTGCTACTtggaaatgaatttcatttcatttttcgtttcaTAATCTTTCGTGTCGCACGATTTTAATCGTCCGTaatagcgaaagggttaaaaagaTGAACGAACACGACGGATTTCATTATCGCGTGCCCCTACAGGAGCTTTAACGCGAAACTGCGAGCCTGACAGATTCGGCCTCGTTAATTTCAGCACTCGTTCGCCAATTGAGACGAACCAGCCGTGCACGAAGTCGCTCCGGAAGCTACTGCGTTCCGGGCTGACGAAGGGAAACGGAACTTCGTTCGAGCCAGGAAGAAGCGGAAAAAGCGAGTACGCGATGGAGCCGCAGAAGGTTGCACCAAAGGTGATTACCAATTCGAACGGTGGAAAATCGTCGATATTTTCAGTTCAGGATGGTGAAAAcaggaaaaggaagaggaggaaacaTAAAGGTAGACGCAGGGAGAGGAACAAAGAGGCGAGGATGAAGAAGGAGAAACACGAACGGAGGAAATCTACAGGTACAAATTACTAGAATTTTGATTGTGTTAAAGATAAGTGGAATTGTGACATGAACAGACTAATTGCCTCGTGTAATTATTCTGAAGTTATTTGTCGATTGTGATTAGAAGGAAATGATTTTTCCTTATTGGGAAAGCTGGTATCGATAAGGAAGCGAAACATgactgtaattaatttaatgataGAAAAGGAGAAAGTAGATTATTACGTTTTCTTGATGGAATTTAATGATGGGTTGGACTGAAGGTATCGATAGTTTGAGGACAGTTTCTTCTCTATcaatcattatttattaaaaaagtacCAATCACACAGGTTTAAAGCAGGGGTggatactttttattttaaataaaaataacataaCAACTTTGATTGATTACTCATACGAAAATCTCAAAATGATAATTGGTAAATCAGTTATAAACGATGAAATTAATGACCACCTTGGTTCTTAATTTCTCTCAATAACTGTGTTTCGCGTTTGTATTTCAGGTCGTCGTAGGGGTAACAAGCAGAACAACGACAGCAACCACACGGGCATGTTCAACGGGACCAGACCTCAACGCTCGGTGATACCATCTGGCAAACGGAAGTGCGTCCAGGGCTGCCACTTCCGGTTAATCGAACGTTGCACTTGGCCGCAGTGTAATCACAGCTGCCCGAAGCTGCACAATCCGTTCACCGGCGAGGAGATGGACTTCATCGAGCTGTTGAAGAGCTTCGGCCTCGACATGAAGAGCGTGGCGAACGCACTTGGCATCGATATACAAACATTGAACAGCATGGATCACGACGAGCTGCTGAATTTGCTTACTCAGCGTGCCAATTAACTCGTTACATTCGACAACAAGCATTCCTCATCGACGAAACTTTCGTCGTTCTTGCTGTTGATCGAACAGACGGGGAAAGAATAGAACTTTGACGCGAAGCGTGTTTCATCTTCCCTCCCAATGTTCGATGATGATTATTTAAGAAGACTTCAGTTTCTTCAGAAATCAAAGAGACTGTCTTCTCTTGGGAACATTAACCAGAGATCATTTTCTTGTCTCCCAGTGAAACGTCTTCGTGATCAGCGTAATTAATGGGAATTTTGTCCTTTTCAACAACAGAGtatctttaatttatttgatagTTCGTAAGCGAAGCAAACGGACATATAATTATGTTGTTGCGAATTAATTCACTTATTTTTTTAGAGTGATTTATTCAACGCCGAATGACACGATCAGCCATGAGGCTCGATTTCCGACTTACCAAAACCTTCTTCCCTCTTCAACGTTTGTACCTGTATTCGCAGAACACTTTATTAGACAACGATTTCGGGTGTCGGCAATTGTTAAGTTCTACTGTTGTTTTCGATACACTTGTCGCAGGCTATAGCAAAGCATTATTCTACGTAGCAATATGATTTTTACAATCGTTAATTTTTCAGAGGCATTGCTTGCCAGAGGAAGCCTCTACTTTGTTGCAGAACAAGGTATAATTTACAGCACAGTCCACGAATTGAAAGTATGTTATTTTTTCCATTTAGCAAATTTTCCCcgatgaattatttatttaaaatttgaatggAAAGCAGTGCGATTTTTGATAAGCTGAAATCATCGATTATGGATGATTTAAATGTAACAAAAATTGTCAGTATTAACTTGATCGTTGACACATTCCGCGCGCGACAATAATTGAACAAGGCAAATCGAGTCAAAACGTTCGGGCTCGATTCAATGGAACGCGACGGAACCGAGTTTCGCGAATTGATGTCAATAACGAGCAAACCGACCGACAAAGCAGCTTCATAGACTGATTAAATTATCTACCTCAACGAATCAAATCGTATTAACGTCCTTCTGTGTACTATAAACGTCGATTAAAGAGTTTAACGCCGCAAGAGTAATTAATATAGGCTAGAACGATCGTTTAAACAACGTGTCGTTGCGTCTAGCGTTCTATGTAATATAATTGTCCgactaataattatttatttaacgcgGAGAGAAAGAATTCACGCGACGGCGAAGAGACCGATCTGACGgcgtttaatttatttttcatgcCGGATCAGTCATCCGTCTCTTGCGTCCGTgtaaaatattgttattttatattcgCGTGAAtcattgtaaataaattgtatatcTGTTGTACTAAACAAAATTGTTTAGAAATTAGCATtcattttctcaattttcagGTGCAGCAGAACTTTAGGactaatttcattttttttataattttctttgaaaagaagaatcagaatttaagaaaaattccaGAAAAATCAAGATTATCTCAAAAGCATCAAATTATAATCCATCACTTCCTGCAGGTCATACCAGTATCACAGAATCTCCTTGTACAATTTCCAACCGCAGAGGTATGATGTCAGGATTCTCCAGCAGAATATGATCCTCCCGACTGTCTATCGTCCATCGTCTCTGATTCATCATCCGTTATCCGTGATTCCTCCTCGGAATATCACGCGAGTCGTTCGGCAAACAGCGTGTAATCGCGTAGGTAACGATAAATCGAGTCGCCTCGTTGGCTGCACCTGTACCTAATCATCATCCTGTTGGCTCACACGACTGCTCCCCGTTCCCCCTTCGTTGACCCACCGAGCCGAGGGTGATAATTCAATGTAGAATCAGAATCCGTCCCCCGAAAACCCCGCTCCCCTGTACGTCCTCCGCTCCTCTCTTCGTCGTCCGTCCGTTCGTAGTCGTTGTCTCGAAACTATATGTTCCACGGCATACGCAGGAAATGGTGTTTAACGGCGACGGGTCAGGTCGGGTCTGACCCCCCGATGGTGGACGGTAGTCGATAGGATGACCGTAACGTTGAACAGAGAAAAACCGGTGCGTTTGATCGTACGTTAGATAAGGACACCGGTATGGTCCCCACCGAGCAATTGACGTGTCCGAGGAAGTGATGGAAGGATGGCACAATGTGCTTGAATGTCCCATAACCGAGCGGGTTCTATATTAAACTGGTCCGGTTACGGCTCGTTCGGTTCTCTATCGTTCACTCACTGGACTGTCCACGGACGGCCGGATCGGATCGATTGCTCCAGGATAACGCGATCGATCATCATTACTCTCTTCGTGCCGTCATCGCGAAACAATTGCTTGCTCGTCGTGCGATCCACGGACGATGCGCCGACCAAGCGGATCGCGATCATCGCCTTGAGACCTCGAACCGAACGAGCCTCCGTGGACCAACAAGTTAACCGGGACTGAATGCTCGATCGGCCGTCGAAGAAGCAGAACCAGGACTCGACGTACTCCTGGCGATCGAACTGGCTGGATCGGAAGTGGATCGCCAAGTGCGCGCGCGAGTTGTAAGTGTTCGAGGGAAGTTTCATCTGGGATTTTCATGGTGATATCGATGATATTTTCACGGAGtggatcattttattttattttgaaattgattcaGAGTAGATATTAGGCTTCAtgtatcaaaatttatttcatccCCCTAGTTATAATGAGAAATATGCTATCTGGATCTATCGATACATTACTGTCTTTGTGTTCGTTTTCGAAAATATAGGTAGACGACTTGGAACGCGCCTTGTTCAGAGGAGTTCGACATTTTCGATGATGCTGAAGGTGACGGTGTTGCTGTTTCTCTATTTATTCTGCGACATCGGTAAGtaatagaaataatagaaaatatataaatacccattctttttcaaaataacTATTGAATATTGAAACTTCTGTCGATATCCATTTGCCACCTTTCCTTCCCTCAAGTTTGAAGAGTTTAAGTtcctccgaaatatttcaatctcATACTCgtcgaatttttaatttataattccagGATTGATTAGTGTCAATTGGTAAATGTCTGATTGCAGCATTGGCAGCTCAATGCGGGAAAGTATGGCTGACAGTCTCCTCATTGTGGAGACCGATCGCTGCAAGCGACAAGGTGATCGACGCTGAGCTCGAAGTAAATTGGGATCTCGATTGTTCGTCGAGTACAGGATACCCAGATACCATCAAGGTGTTCACTGCTGACCCAGCACATAGTAATAAGTTTTGTTTGCTTCTCTTGAACGTCGTAACTCGTGATTCACAGATGTGTCCTATTCATACCAATTAAACTACATCACCCTTATGTATCAAAAtatattctttaatatttcaattaaacagATGTGCAGTATTTTAGTTTGTTTATGAAGAATTGAAGGAAATACATTTTCTTCCTGACAGAACCACTGTTGGTCGAAGGAACCatcgttattttcttttcagacAAAACGATCAAACCCAAGCTGATTCTGACTTCCTTGCAACATCCGCGTGGGTATTATCGAACAAACATCACGGTTGGCCGACCAACTCTTCCGGGTGGATGGGACAACAAAGATGGTGCCACTCTTCCTGGTCCTCATTGCTTGAAACACCATGCTGCTCTTTATAAAGACGGTGTTTTTCTCACCAGCTCTTGTTTACAAATTTGGCCGACATGGATGTACGATTTGAggtaataaattcatttttaattttaaaagtttaatgaatttcaatttttacagcATTAAATTAAGGATTGATGtgaaaaattgtgaaattttttaacgtttagtgaaatattattaatttatacatttgGTTCAATTTAGGAGACAGCTAGGACGACTTCCAATAGGAAGTTTAATGATTCCGGGAACGCATAATTCAGGATGTTACAAACACGGTGATCTAACCAGAAGGGATGCCTTTCAGAAATACCTGTTGACCCAGGATCGTGACGTTTGGACGCAATTAGTTCACGGAATTAGGTATTTGGATATTAGGGTAGGCTATTACCCTTCGATTCCAAATGATACCACTATTGGGGAGAATATAAGTAGATTCTGGATCAATCACGATGTCATTCGGATTACCCCTCTGTCAGCGATCATCAAAGACGTGAGAAACTTTTTGAATGTCGCTAGGGGAGAAGTGGTCATCATGGACTTTCATAGGTAAATTGATTATATGGAATAATATAGTCGATTTGAGGATCGATAATGTTGGGAAAATGATGTGACCTTTGGGGAGCAAATTGATTTCGAACGAATTTAAATGATTAAcaatttatagaaatttattttattacagttacagatattaattttctaatgcCTTGATTATTACAAAACATTTGTTAAAATTACCAATACAGTATAAAATGGTTATGGTTGTAGATTTCCTGTGGGATTCGAAGGTAGACCAAGTAGACATCGACGACTGGCTATGATCCTCTTACAAGAATTTGAAGACTTGATCCTGAAGCCTGATAGAGGGGTCGAAGGTCTGGGTCCAACCTTGAATGATATCTGGACCGGAGGGAAGCGTTTGATTATTTGTTATGGCGACAAACACACTGTGAATGGTAAATTTATTATCAAGTATTAAATAATATGGAAAGTGATAACTAAAGTTtaagataaaaaattttcttaaaaatattaataccaaGGAAGGTCAACCCTTAAGTGATGGAACCCTGAGATTCTACCCTCGTTCtcttgattattttttaaatttattaattttgcaaacTAGACTtgcaaatgatttttattttagaatacGATTGGCTGTGGCCAACGATGTCTCAAGCATGGGGCGATCAGCAAACGATAGAAGGTCTTTTCAAGTATCTAGACGATGTTATCATGGGTCCAAAGAAGACTCGAAACAGTCAGAACCCATTGTGGGCGGTGATGGCGGAATTAACACCGTATTCGTTAGACATAATCTTTAATTTATCCGGTGGCCTGCGGCAAATGGCTGATTGTGTAAACAGAAACCTCACGTACAAGTTCCAGGAGGAATGGTGGAAAGGGACGAACATCGTCGCCACGGATTTCTTTCTTGGAAATAATTTAATCGACGTGTCGATACAAGCGAATATCAAGAAAAGCAATATCGCCCAGTGGCGCTTGTAACTTGACAGTAAATTCGTAAATATTCTACGAAggtttaaatttaattagatGCTGCTTCGATGACGAGAAAAGAAGCGAAATTGTTGGACTACTTT
This genomic interval carries:
- the LOC114872588 gene encoding palmitoleoyl-protein carboxylesterase NOTUM isoform X1 — protein: MRMEIQISMCLTALVLTIAAEEKPTNTVSVSSGSASIQSNTIQKLIKILEKYGLEEQRGLKRVYLSNRSITCNDGSQAGFYLRKSHGSKRWIIFLEGGWYCYDHKSCRNRWLRLRHLMTSTQWPETRDVGGLLSANPEENPFWWNANHVFVPYCTSDSWSGTRASPGDMFSFMGSEIVMQVVRDLIPLGLENASSLLLAGSSAGGTGVMLNLDHVHNLVHRELGLRHIAIRGVCDSGWFLDRAPYSPNGLSPVNAVRKGMEFWKARMPHNCVIKHQNEPWRCYFGYRLYPTLTAPLFVFQWLFDEAQMSADNVGAPVTKQQWDYIHKMGDSLRQTFENVSAVFAPSCISHSVLTKRDWQLVKIDEVSLAQALHCWEQMPLGNRRNDTRSPIETNQPCTKSLRKLLRSGLTKGNGTSFEPGRSGKSEYAMEPQKVAPKVITNSNGGKSSIFSVQDGENRKRKRRKHKGRRRERNKEARMKKEKHERRKSTGRRRGNKQNNDSNHTGMFNGTRPQRSVIPSGKRKCVQGCHFRLIERCTWPQCNHSCPKLHNPFTGEEMDFIELLKSFGLDMKSVANALGIDIQTLNSMDHDELLNLLTQRAN
- the LOC114872588 gene encoding palmitoleoyl-protein carboxylesterase NOTUM isoform X2, which produces MKKISMCLTALVLTIAAEEKPTNTVSVSSGSASIQSNTIQKLIKILEKYGLEEQRGLKRVYLSNRSITCNDGSQAGFYLRKSHGSKRWIIFLEGGWYCYDHKSCRNRWLRLRHLMTSTQWPETRDVGGLLSANPEENPFWWNANHVFVPYCTSDSWSGTRASPGDMFSFMGSEIVMQVVRDLIPLGLENASSLLLAGSSAGGTGVMLNLDHVHNLVHRELGLRHIAIRGVCDSGWFLDRAPYSPNGLSPVNAVRKGMEFWKARMPHNCVIKHQNEPWRCYFGYRLYPTLTAPLFVFQWLFDEAQMSADNVGAPVTKQQWDYIHKMGDSLRQTFENVSAVFAPSCISHSVLTKRDWQLVKIDEVSLAQALHCWEQMPLGNRRNDTRSPIETNQPCTKSLRKLLRSGLTKGNGTSFEPGRSGKSEYAMEPQKVAPKVITNSNGGKSSIFSVQDGENRKRKRRKHKGRRRERNKEARMKKEKHERRKSTGRRRGNKQNNDSNHTGMFNGTRPQRSVIPSGKRKCVQGCHFRLIERCTWPQCNHSCPKLHNPFTGEEMDFIELLKSFGLDMKSVANALGIDIQTLNSMDHDELLNLLTQRAN
- the LOC114872576 gene encoding PI-PLC X domain-containing protein 1-like, yielding MMLKVTVLLFLYLFCDIALAAQCGKVWLTVSSLWRPIAASDKVIDAELEVNWDLDCSSSTGYPDTIKVFTADPAHNKTIKPKLILTSLQHPRGYYRTNITVGRPTLPGGWDNKDGATLPGPHCLKHHAALYKDGVFLTSSCLQIWPTWMYDLRRQLGRLPIGSLMIPGTHNSGCYKHGDLTRRDAFQKYLLTQDRDVWTQLVHGIRYLDIRVGYYPSIPNDTTIGENISRFWINHDVIRITPLSAIIKDVRNFLNVARGEVVIMDFHRFPVGFEGRPSRHRRLAMILLQEFEDLILKPDRGVEGLGPTLNDIWTGGKRLIICYGDKHTVNEYDWLWPTMSQAWGDQQTIEGLFKYLDDVIMGPKKTRNSQNPLWAVMAELTPYSLDIIFNLSGGLRQMADCVNRNLTYKFQEEWWKGTNIVATDFFLGNNLIDVSIQANIKKSNIAQWRL